The Imtechella halotolerans DNA window TTATAGTGGGGCTTTAATATAAAACTTGTTAAAATTAAGTGAAAAATTATTAATACACAAGATTTCATATGAAAATTGTTTCGTTAGTTCCTTCACAGACAGAGCTTTTGTGTGATTTGGGTCTGCAGGATTCTTTAGTTGGTATCACAAAATTTTGTGTTCATCCTACTAACCTACGTACACAAAAGGTGATTGTAGGAGGGACAAAACAAGTAAATTTTGAAAAAATTCAAGCTCTAAAGCCTGATGTAATTTTATGTAATAAAGAGGAGAATACGCTGGAAATGGTAAATGTTCTCAGGGATATTGCTCCAGTACATGTTGCTGATGTTACTACGTTAGAAGATGTTTATGACTTAATACATGAATATGGGGAGATGTTTTCTTGTGTAAAGGAAGCTCAACAGATGGTAGGAAAGTTGCAAGGGTTGTGTCAAGATTGGCAAATCAAGGTGGCAGAATTTCCATCTTTAAGGGTTGTTTACTTTATATGGAAAGATCCTTGGATGGTGGCTGGAGGAAATACATTTATTAATACGTTGCTTAGAGCCAATGGATTTGTGAATGTTTTTCAAAACATTGAAAGGTATCCTGAGATAAGTGTGTCAGTACTTCAGGAAACGGATTTTGATATATTGTTTCTTTCTTCTGAACCCTACCCTTTTAAAGAACAACATTTTGAAGAATTGAAAATGTATGTGCCCAACGCTAAGATCCTATTAGTTGATGGAGAGTTTTTTTCGTGGCATGGCTCTAGAATGTTGAAGGCCTTTCCATATTTTGAAAAATTAAGACAACAGTTATAAAAAGTAACAGTGTGCCTAAAAGCCAAAAACCAGCCTTTCTTTAAAGCCGGTTTTTGATTGCTAATTCAAATAATCATTAAATGATGTTTGGACAGGGCAAAATTGGTTCTTTTATTTTTTATCTATGTTAAGCTAAAATTAGGGTAGTATTAAATGTTGTAATTTGTTTTACTATCATAACTCGTTAATTGTTAGTTTATTGTATTGATATTAAAAAATAATTGAAATAAAAAAACTCCTCTCAAGCAAGGCTGTAAGAGGAGTTAACGAAAATTTGAATTAGCAGCATTTTTCTAGTTGTCTTGAAGGGCAAAGACACGACGCAGTACATCGGTTGTACGTGCATTTATATTGTTACGAATTTCTTTCTCTTCTACTGAAATCATAGTGTAAACCCCTTCAAGGGCCTCCTGAGTTACATAGTCCGTTAAGTCAGGGTTTACATCTTTAGTTAGCGGGATATTGTTGTATCTTGTTATAATGTCAGTCCAAACCTTGGTGGCACCCACTTTTTGTAGTGAATTATTGATCACTGGAGAAAAACGTTGGTATAAGGCTTGATTAGTTTTGTTTTGCAAAAATTGAGTGGCGGCCTTATCATCTCCTAATAAGATGTTCTTAGCGTCATCAAAAGTAATACTTTTGACAGCATCTATAAATATGGGAGTAGCCTCTTTAACCGCATCTTCAGCAGCTCTATTTAATACTTTAAGCCCTTCATCTGCTAAACTTCCAAGTCCGATGTCTCGTAAAGTTTTGTCTACTTTAGTTAACTCTTCCGGTAGCATTATTTTTACAAGTTCATTTCTGAAAAAACCGTCTGTGGCTGTAAGTTTGCTAACCTGTTTGTCTATTCCTAACTGTAAGGCTTGTTGAAGTCCATTTGCGATCTCCATATTGCTTATGGTAGCACCTGGTAGTTGATTCA harbors:
- a CDS encoding ABC transporter substrate-binding protein — translated: MKIVSLVPSQTELLCDLGLQDSLVGITKFCVHPTNLRTQKVIVGGTKQVNFEKIQALKPDVILCNKEENTLEMVNVLRDIAPVHVADVTTLEDVYDLIHEYGEMFSCVKEAQQMVGKLQGLCQDWQIKVAEFPSLRVVYFIWKDPWMVAGGNTFINTLLRANGFVNVFQNIERYPEISVSVLQETDFDILFLSSEPYPFKEQHFEELKMYVPNAKILLVDGEFFSWHGSRMLKAFPYFEKLRQQL
- a CDS encoding DUF4197 domain-containing protein, translated to MKKTLIAFCSLFIFSACSELQQVVNQLPGATISNMEIANGLQQALQLGIDKQVSKLTATDGFFRNELVKIMLPEELTKVDKTLRDIGLGSLADEGLKVLNRAAEDAVKEATPIFIDAVKSITFDDAKNILLGDDKAATQFLQNKTNQALYQRFSPVINNSLQKVGATKVWTDIITRYNNIPLTKDVNPDLTDYVTQEALEGVYTMISVEEKEIRNNINARTTDVLRRVFALQDN